The proteins below are encoded in one region of Helianthus annuus cultivar XRQ/B chromosome 2, HanXRQr2.0-SUNRISE, whole genome shotgun sequence:
- the LOC110913277 gene encoding protein NUCLEAR FUSION DEFECTIVE 2: MVEIGIFQYNWPNNTFTLIFSSFLPKSSSPSAEIKMHHLRSHISVVFIIAAVTVILCSPSTVSAGSQPLRSSSSFSVALQTLQKNLNYEFKNIGYLRRAMTHSSYSEENNKAFSILGESIIETTVALKLLKIDVDISSKDVSDRIAEISKVETSCAVDGMRLGLQNVVRVSSNTDSSTSSIVCGAFRSIFAAIALDTGKSDDAGDVFLAVHGGAGGLFYV, translated from the exons ATGGTGGAAATAGGAATCTTCCAATACAATTGGCCAAATAATACTTTCACTTTAATATTTTCTTCATTCCTCCCAAAATCTTCATCGCCTTCTGCAGAAATCAAAATGCATCATCTCCGGTCACACATCTCCGTCGTCTTCATCATCGCCGCCGTCACCGTCATCCTCTGCTCTCCATCAACG GTTTCAGCTGGATCGCAACCGTTACGATCATCGTCGTCCTTCTCTGTTGCTCTCCAAACTCTTCAGAAGAATCTCAA TTATGAGTTTAAGAACATCGGATATCTCCGCCGCGCAATGACTCACTCGTCTTACTCCGAAGAGAACAACAAAGCTTTCAGCATTCTAGGCGAGAGCATAATCGAGACGACTGTTGCTCTCAAATTGTTAAAGATAGATGTGGATATATCGTCGAAGGATGTTAGTGATCGGATTGCTGAGATATCAAAGGTGGAGACATCATGTGCGGTTGATGGAATGCGGTTAGGGCTGCAGAATGTGGTTAGGGTTTCTTCGAATACTGATTCATCGACTTCTTCGATTGTTTGTGGTGCGTTTAGGTCGATATTTGCGGCGATTGCGCTTGATACAGGGAAGTCTGATGATGCTGGTGATGTGTTCTTGGCTGTTCATGGTGGTGCTGGAGGCTTATTTTATGTGTAA